Proteins from a genomic interval of Gossypium hirsutum isolate 1008001.06 chromosome A09, Gossypium_hirsutum_v2.1, whole genome shotgun sequence:
- the LOC107888728 gene encoding kelch repeat-containing protein At3g27220: MGKNLHHHHQHQSKSNNSQTKFIFVLFFFCLLGLACIIDLFWASSSSFSSSYLRFASNWVSQKPRIFVSQQQQNVDDKIGKKKRFLSATFADLPAPDLAWEQMPSAPVPRLDGSAIQINNLFYVLSGYGTLDHVHSHVDVFNFTDNTWCAKFDTPKDMANSHLGVASDGRYIYVVSGQYGPQCRAPTSRTYVLDTQTREWQSLPPLPAPRYAPATQLWKGRLHVMGGSKENRHTPGLEHWSIAVKDGKALDKEWRTEIPIPRGGPHRACVAINDRLFVIGGQEGDFMAKPGSPIFKCSRRHEVVYGDVDMLDAEMKKWEVLPPLPKPNSHIECSWVVVNNSIIITGGTTEKHPETKRMILVGEVFQFHLDSLTWSVIGKLPYRVKTTLAGFWDGYLYFTSGQRDRGPDNPQPKKVIGELWRTKLNI; this comes from the exons atgggCAAAAATCTACATCACCACCATCAACATCAAAGCAAGAGCAACAACAGTCagacaaaatttatatttgtTCTCTTCTTCTTTTGTCTTTTGGGATTGGCTTGCATTATAGATCTCTTCTGggcatcttcttcttcttttagcTCTTCATATCTTAGGTTTGCATCCAATTGGGTGTCTCAAAAACCTCGTATCTTTGTTTCTCAACAACAACAAAACGTTGACGACAAg attgggaaaaagaagagatttttatCAGCAACATTTGCGGATTTACCAGCACCAGATTTGGCTTGGGAACAAATGCCATCAGCACCAGTTCCACGCCTTGATGGTTCAGCTATACAAATTAACAACCTTTTCTATGTTCTTTCAGGATATGGTACCCTTGACCAT GTGCACTCTCATGTTGATGTGTTTAATTTCACTGACAATACATGGTGTGCCAAGTTCGATACACCAAAAGACATGGCGAATTCACATCTAGGAGTAGCAAGTGATGGGAGATACATATATGTAGTGTCAGGTCAATATGGTCCCCAATGTCGGGCCCCGACATCTCGTACTTATGTTCTTGATACTCAAACAAGGGAATGGCAAAGCTTGCCTCCTTTGCCAGCCCCAAG GTATGCTCCAGCAACTCAGTTATGGAAAGGCAGACTCCATGTGATGGGAGGCAGCAAAGAGAATCGCCACACACCGGGATTGGAGCATTGGAGTATAGCAGTAAAAGATGGCAAGGCATTGGACAAAGAGTGGCGGACCGAGATCCCGATTCCTCGTGGAGGACCGCATAG GGCTTGTGTTGCGATAAACGATCGACTGTTTGTAATCGGCGGTCAAGAGGGAGATTTTATGGCGAAACCTGGATCACCTATCTTCAAATGTTCTCGTAGACATGAG GTTGTATATGGAGATGTTGACATGCTAGATGCTGAAATGAAGAAATGGGAAGTGTTACCTCCATTGCCAAAACCAAACTCCCACATAGAATGTTCTTGGGTAGTTGTCAACAATTCGATCATAATTACAGGCGGCACAACAGAAAAACATCCAGAGACCAAAAGGATGATTCTCGTTGGGGAAGTTTTCCAGTTTCATTTAGATTCACTG ACTTGGTCGGTGATCGGAAAGCTTCCTTACCGTGTGAAGACAACCTTAGCCGGTTTTTGGGACGGATATTTGTATTTTACATCGGGACAACGAGACAGAGGACCAGATAATCCGCAACCGAAGAAGGTGATTGGAGAGTTGTGGAGAACCAAACTGAATATCTAA
- the LOC107888727 gene encoding cytochrome c1-2, heme protein, mitochondrial isoform X2, protein MAGGLIHQVLRRKFQSQSAVQALSWFSSRKVNDDAGSAGMRTVALLGAGVSGLLGFATVASADEAEHGLGVPNYPWPHAGILSSYDHASIRRGHQVYQQVCASCHSMSLISYRDLVGVAYTEEETKAMAAEIEVVDGPNDEGEMFTRPGKLSDRFPQPYANEQAARFANGGAYPPDLSLITKARHNGQNYVFALLTGYRDPPAGVMIREGLHYNPYFPGGAIAMPKMLIDGAVEYEDGTPATEAQMGKDVVTFLSWAAEPEMEERKLMGFKWIFVLSLALLQAAYYRRLRWSVLKSRRLVLDVVN, encoded by the exons ATGGCTGGAGGATTAATCCACCAGGTTTTAAGGAGGAAATTTCAATCACAGTCTGCT GTTCAAGCTTTATCATGGTTTTCATCAAGGAAAGTTAATGACGATGCGGGTTCTGCTGGTATGAGGACCGTTGCACTCCTTGGAGCTGGTGTTTCAGGTTTACTAGGTTTTGCAACAGTAGCATCTGCTGATGAGGCAGAACACGGTTTAGGAGTTCCAAATTATCCTTGGCCTCACGCAGGCATCCTCAGTTCATATGACCATGCTTC GATTCGTCGCGGTCACCAGGTTTACCAGCAAGTGTGTGCATCCTGCCACTCTATGTCCCTAATATCATACCGTGATTTGGTTGGTGTTGCGTATACGGAAGAGGAGACGAAGGCTATGGCAGCTGAGATTGAGGTGGTTGACGGTCCTAATGATGAGGGTGAGATGTTTACTCGTCCGGGTAAACTTAGTGACCGCTTTCCTCAGCCATATGCAAACGAACAAGCAGCTAGGTTTGCAAATGGAGGAGCTTATCCTCCAGATCTAAGTCTCATCACCAAA GCTCGTCATAATGGCCAGAACTATGTGTTTGCGCTTCTAACTGGTTACCGTGACCCTCCTGCTGGTGTTATG ATTCGTGAGGGGCTACACTATAACCCATACTTTCCAGGAGGAGCAATTGCCATGCCTAAAATGCTTATTGATGGTGCTGTAGAGTATGAAGATGGCACCCCTGCAACTGAAGCTCAG ATGGGGAAAGATGTGGTGACATTTTTGTCATGGGCGGCAGAACCAGAAATGGAAGAAAGGAAGCTG ATGGGTTTTAAATGGATATTTGTATTGTCATTGGCTTTGCTTCAAGCTGCTTACTACCGACGCTTGAGGTGGTCGGTTCTCAAATCTCGCAGGCTGGTACTTGATGTTGTGAACTAG
- the LOC107889917 gene encoding uncharacterized protein: protein MVRPWTRSFSTDQAYPNNLLVWVRLPGLLEGMYNTSLLKFIGGVIEPVARIDQNTDNKARGQFARITVFVDLDQPLVSKIVIDGRIQRVEHESLPVVCFDCRRYGHNREICPYRSDKENEPFTVENPLPRNVPEIPKYVEEDRYSPWMLVERKQKRRNRPAPEKPVKDMKAGESKGSRFESLSEIRGDNLGGQIQDINGGM from the coding sequence ATGGTTAGGCCATGGACAAGAAGCTTCTCAACGGATCAAGCATATCCCAATAATCTGCTGGTTTGGGTTAGGTTACCCGGGTTACTGGAAGGGATGTACAACACAAGCCTATTGAAATTTATTGGTGGAGTGATCGAGCCGGTTGCCAGAATAGATCAAAATACTGATAACAAAGCTAGAGGACAATTTGCCCGAATTACGGTTTTTGTTGATCTAGACCAACCTCTAGTGTCTAAGATTGTGATCGATGGTAGGATCCAACGGGTGGAGCATGAGTCTTTACCGGTGGTATGTTTCGACTGTCGGCGGTATGGACACAATCGGGAGATTTGTCCTTACAGATCGGATAAAGAGAATGAACCATTTACGGTGGAGAATCCCTTACCAAGGAATGTGCCTGAAATCCCAAAATACGTTGAGGAGGACAGATATAGTCCTTGGATGCTTGTTGAACGGAAACAGAAGAGAAGAAACCGACCGGCACCAGAAAAACCAGTTAAAGACATGAAGGCCGGCGAGAGTAAAGGGTCTAGATTTGAATCTTTAAGCGAAATTCGGGGCGATAATTTAGGGGGTCAGATTCAAGATATTAATGGGGGGATGTGA
- the LOC107888727 gene encoding cytochrome c1-2, heme protein, mitochondrial isoform X1, whose product MLFSLILFVLFLWICEAAAGSFDHHHHHHHLSVINLHSLFQLNFSGKLAEMAGGLIHQVLRRKFQSQSAVQALSWFSSRKVNDDAGSAGMRTVALLGAGVSGLLGFATVASADEAEHGLGVPNYPWPHAGILSSYDHASIRRGHQVYQQVCASCHSMSLISYRDLVGVAYTEEETKAMAAEIEVVDGPNDEGEMFTRPGKLSDRFPQPYANEQAARFANGGAYPPDLSLITKARHNGQNYVFALLTGYRDPPAGVMIREGLHYNPYFPGGAIAMPKMLIDGAVEYEDGTPATEAQMGKDVVTFLSWAAEPEMEERKLMGFKWIFVLSLALLQAAYYRRLRWSVLKSRRLVLDVVN is encoded by the exons ATGCTGTTTTCTCTTATACTTTTCGTTTTGTTCCTTTGGATCTGTGAGGCAGCCGCCGGTTCCTTtgaccaccaccaccaccaccaccacctctcTGTGATCaaccttcactctctttttcaa CTGAACTTTTCAGGGAAATTAGCTGAAATGGCTGGAGGATTAATCCACCAGGTTTTAAGGAGGAAATTTCAATCACAGTCTGCT GTTCAAGCTTTATCATGGTTTTCATCAAGGAAAGTTAATGACGATGCGGGTTCTGCTGGTATGAGGACCGTTGCACTCCTTGGAGCTGGTGTTTCAGGTTTACTAGGTTTTGCAACAGTAGCATCTGCTGATGAGGCAGAACACGGTTTAGGAGTTCCAAATTATCCTTGGCCTCACGCAGGCATCCTCAGTTCATATGACCATGCTTC GATTCGTCGCGGTCACCAGGTTTACCAGCAAGTGTGTGCATCCTGCCACTCTATGTCCCTAATATCATACCGTGATTTGGTTGGTGTTGCGTATACGGAAGAGGAGACGAAGGCTATGGCAGCTGAGATTGAGGTGGTTGACGGTCCTAATGATGAGGGTGAGATGTTTACTCGTCCGGGTAAACTTAGTGACCGCTTTCCTCAGCCATATGCAAACGAACAAGCAGCTAGGTTTGCAAATGGAGGAGCTTATCCTCCAGATCTAAGTCTCATCACCAAA GCTCGTCATAATGGCCAGAACTATGTGTTTGCGCTTCTAACTGGTTACCGTGACCCTCCTGCTGGTGTTATG ATTCGTGAGGGGCTACACTATAACCCATACTTTCCAGGAGGAGCAATTGCCATGCCTAAAATGCTTATTGATGGTGCTGTAGAGTATGAAGATGGCACCCCTGCAACTGAAGCTCAG ATGGGGAAAGATGTGGTGACATTTTTGTCATGGGCGGCAGAACCAGAAATGGAAGAAAGGAAGCTG ATGGGTTTTAAATGGATATTTGTATTGTCATTGGCTTTGCTTCAAGCTGCTTACTACCGACGCTTGAGGTGGTCGGTTCTCAAATCTCGCAGGCTGGTACTTGATGTTGTGAACTAG